A segment of the Crassostrea angulata isolate pt1a10 chromosome 10, ASM2561291v2, whole genome shotgun sequence genome:
CACGATCATTAAGCAACTGAACCTTTGCTGCAGGATTCTACGGATTGGTCTAATATTATATTACTCGCAAATGAAGATATACAACCTCTCATTACTTAAGATGTAGGAATTTTGGAAGTATTGTTTTCATAAACTTCGATTACTATTATAACTGTGGTCGAAGAACTTCAGACCTATAAGTTTACTTAACAATTCATATCATCAATATACATGGTAAATATCAAAGCGGTGATGtgaaataatattgtaatggACTAGAATATCGTTATTTGATAAGTTTAAGAGGTAGATATTTTATCAAGTCGCTCTTCTGATAAGTAGGGTACTGCCTACCGAACATTTTCGGAATCTCAGACACCCGGCAGCGGACTTTGGACCTTTTAGTTGAGGGGACATGTCAAAAACGAACATTGAAGAATACAATATGTTAAGGTTCTTTcgttttagctcaccgagacgaagtcgggggaGCTTATGCGTTACCTTCGGCGTCGATGTCGGCGttggcgtccggacctggttaaagtttttgttgaaGGTCCtctatcttagttactacttgtcctatcttcaccaaacttgcatagatgatGCAAATttacctacttatggacttgaaagacttggatgctgaatctgggccatgaatttcagatgctggtggaggttaaggtttttagagcaggCTTTTGGTTTTTGGGGCAGGTGCCCTTTtatagccatttctaagttactactggtcttAACTTACCAAACTTAAATGGAttgtgcgtcttatgatactgatgcatatGACAGGCATGAATGATGAATCTGacccataggtttcggatgctggaggaggtgaaggtttttagagctgattaaagtttttggagcaggtgccctatgatgattatatcttagttaatactggtcctaacttcaccaaaattgcatggatggtgcgtcttatgataccgaTGCATCTTACAGGCTTGAACGTTGAAACTGAGCcaaaggtttcggatgctggatgaggtttagttttttggaacaggtcacacgATTtctagataatagcttgcataattgatttaactacatgtataatataaatgaattgcagagagatgcagagcctgatctccattatcaaggatgctaaaaaaaatctcctacctcacttaaCCCGCTTGATAAATGTGtctgttgttaaatgatataacatgatatgattcctatgatatggTATTCTTTCATGttgaatactgaaatctgattggtttagacgcagttgataatccgttctattaccctcagcgttagcaacacacttagcaacgggtaacaaaacgaattgttacatgcgcgtaaatgaTCCGCGTACGGCTCGCCGTAAAATTCAGGtaaagcagtaaaaaattctctaaaattaagacattcagtaaaataaaataaatagtgcctgtttgggagggtaacagttgaaattgacacccctcgaaaccattgtcaaccgacgcgaaattgacacccctcgaaaaccattgtcaacctcggcttcgcgtcggttgacaatggttttctcggggtgtcaatttcaactgttaccctcccaaacaggcagtATTTATATAATGTGATACAccattgttttatatgatacactataacatcatataattatattgtaaaaagttatatcatacgatatgatattgtatcaatatttttgttcattatggtatgatatagtattatgatattgttatgtatagtattgtatattattatacaatattgtttaatattatagCATttaatcaagatttttttaagtatacagtctcataactgcagcgttGAGTATATTGCtcgagggctgatacaggctgtgatatgaaaaaaaggtatctattataatatttataacatacttagtaataattttttttaaaaaacccaacaacttgaacaaattgattttaagtATTATTTGAAAgtagtctgtacatgtattaacgtTTTTAAGATTAACTTCTATAAAACATTTActagcatttgaagttttcaactgcacttaaaaaaatgtcgactgtaacaaatgttttattttttcgtcTGTAAACATGCACAAATGCTGAAACGAAAAAAAAGGCAGAGGGGTTCCGCAAGGGGTGTGATAaggatccgtatcagccctagggctgataacctgtatcagccccggaggccgatACGACTTTTGTGATGTCATCTATATCACATATGCAAAAcacctgtatttattactaagtatgtaataaaatgttttatcaaattagattgtatcatatgatacaatatcatattatgtatcaaatatgatacaatatcgtacgatacaatatcatactatcaacgtattttgtgtaatcatatgttgctgggtataataaaacgtttattgcatttatgttcagggaatatgaagatttattccccagaaaaaacaaatttctctcgGGCGAAGCCCtctggaaatatgatttttcttgagggaataaatcttcatacatgtatttccctcaccatcatgcaataaatgtatattgtaaattttattctgaaacagagatatttatacagggtatatatactagtagcaaagcatggcatattgaggctgattagtcgtgcaatgatagtaaaacgttgcaagattacatgagacacgttgagcaacagtctcacggtcgcaaaacagacgcataaacaccagcaatttatcttacgatctttatatttacattttccagtgtctttgcctatgataacactacgtatcgattttgtactatataacccataatacaaatgacgccaaattgaggtgccagcggggtttgcttatttatatttgaaaatttaatcgtacgatagcttaaaattatataaatataagtaataaggaatcattgcACTGCAATAATTTGGATCGCgttcggtcgcgtctgaatagtgtacatgtccactattcagaggagacttgatgcgaccagtaaaacgtatgcaacgtatgcgagagctcgtgcataTATACGAAGCTCAAAAATTTCGATCGCAAAGTGGTGTAAAGTgatcgtgcgccaattgtgaaaggggctttaggTACGcgtattttttatgttttatactCTTTTATCTTTTCAAAGTATTCTCAAGATATCCCATAATGTtacttgaaagtttaaaaattctgaaaaattgtTTACTCATATAATAACAAATAGATGAAATTTATccctttttaataaaattcttCAGATGTTATATTCAAATTAATCAGTCTCGTCAGAGTCCACACTAAGAGCTTTAAGAAGTTACTAGAAATCATCAAGAGTAAAGAAAacatcataattatataatacgtGTTGAACGCACGATTTGTAAATTATGGTGTTCaaatggggccacttcgaccttcgcctTTAGGGCGAAGATGTgtgagtgcgaagttgcaaaggcgaaagtgcgaaggtgcgacggcgaaggagcaaaagtgcgaaaATGCTACAGCGAAGATGCGacaaacacaattatccctCGACCCCTCCCCCAtaaaaagttatggatctgcgcaggttattgaaaaataaattctaaaaagttcgTCTACTGCCTCAAATGTCATTTTATACggctaaaattgtctttaaacgatagaaAGAATTTAaacgagagtgcgaagttgcgagggcgaaggagcgatagtagtattgcttcttcgccttcgcaacttcgcacttttgcCTTCGCGCTttgccgtcgcatcttcgcactttcgctccttcgccatcgcaacttcgcactctagCATCTTTGCCCTataggcgaaagtgcgaaggtcgaagtggccccatcggaacaccatagtaaattgaaagaaatatataattttcagcggTATATGGCGGCGCCTAAGAAGAAAACTGTCAATTAATGTTGATATTGTAGCAGAACTTGTTTGTTGACAAAACCATCTCTGATTTTAAAAGTGTACACCTTGCCCATTCTTAATAAATGCCTAAATTATACATACACAACAGCattgtaattattgtaaaagtatatataatattcatGAAACACACACATCTTTTTCCCCAATTTATAGAGCTAATAATGCACGAATATCCTCCTTAAATCAGATTAATGTATCAATTTTATCGAAAATTGTGAACAGGTAAATTCTTATCCAGTTAAAAAACGTGTTTTGATACTTTCCACGAGAGCAGCCTTTTGTATGTGGTCCGCAGTAAGCATTCCGCTGTCGAGTGTCTGAGATTCCGAAAATATTCGATACTCAGTgcaaactgaaaaataaatatctcaATGTATTGATTACTGGGAATAACTTTATCACGGAGCCAAACGAATAAGTGTGTAATCCTTCCTTAGTCAAATCAAAGTTTGTCTAAAGGTGGCAGCGGATAACTTCGCACGAAAAACCCGGTCTAAATTTCGAAATTAACGTTTGTCACTTGTTTTATCAAGGTTAATCACAAAATGAGCGTAAGTATATTTACAATGATATCATAGTTAAGTAAGATGATTATATAAGTAATCATACAAGATTATGTAAAAAGTAAGTGTTGGACGCTCTCTACAtaatgttatgtaatttttttctgcaatgatcgctaccttcgtGACCCACATGAAtgatcaaagaaagcattttattgtttatatttatatatttcttttaacaaattaatgaattcatcGTAAGGAGTATTAAAAGTTACTAAATCATTGTCAATGAATATCAGTACGTTTGATAAAGGAAACAGCCAAGTCGACTTTTATAGGAATTTAATTGAACTTGGCCAACAGTAACTTAAAGACAACAAAACAACGTTTAACAATAGAGAATAATAGAATAGTAAATATAAAGAGTTACTTCAATTAACGGATTATTTAGATAAACTGAGTGTCAATTTAGAGTGTCCAGATCAAAGTCACTCAACGTGAGTGGCAAGGGAAAAGGTGTCATGTCCAAGGGGTACATTTCACACGGTGATAGATTTACTGCAAAAATACTGTGTACTTTATAGGATgacatatgtttttattaaattactATCATGtgaaaataagtatgcaaaaaatcatatgattttgaagttgtttttaaaagatacagCGATTTCATTTTGCTTCAATTGGATTTACGAAGcaccatttcatatttctaCGACGTCAGGTGACGTCAAACTACTGAAAGGCATTTTAAACCTGTcactctttttcaaagtaaacatcTTTTAGTTCACACACTTTTCAAGCCATTAACCCATTTATAAAACGCATATCCCACCattatttgtcaattttttgtataatgtcTTTTGTGTCACATCGCAGATCATTTAGGTCCGAAAATCTCTGTCCACGCAGTTTCGACTTAGATAAGCATATAAAGCGAAATACATAGATGCAAGATCCGGGCTATACGGGGGGTCGGGGTGCTGCAAGAGATCAGGATATcagtttttttcaaatcttcaatTCCAATTGTGGTTCCAATTGTAAACCTTTGTCCTATAAAAATAGCAGCATCAAAGAACCTTTTGGTCTCCATCGGAGATTTTTCTGCgtgcacacaaaatttaatgacgaCCGGGTGCTCCAAGGTATCCATTTACGTTAACGTTTTGACTCATTTTTCTAGCGTTGGTCGTCTATATTTGGCGATAAAACGGTAAgaaattattcaatttaattgaaactttcaCAAATGACCTTCATAACTTATTGTTATCTCATATGAAATATCGTTAATTTTTATCCGCTTAAACTATACATTTTCATAATAAGGAAAAATGcgtgcaaaaaataaaacaattaaaaactgaCGTGCTCCGTGAAGcatatcttatcaaaataattaatctgtatatttttatggtgcatttaaaataaacaaatatttatgtatttgttAGAAAATACGTCAAGATTAGATATAAAAAGTTTCGCTGGTTTCATGCGAATAGTCCGCTCACAATCGAActtgtccgcgaacttttctaacaaccctcgtaaatATATTTATGCAGATTTAATGTCTTTATTTTCCATCGTGGGTGGGTGGGTTTTAGACCTCGGTCTCCTTTAAGTCTGCATTATTGTTGTCCagattaatgaaataaattaagcCAATTACAGGAAAGCCTATCAATTTTGGCCCCACAATCAAAGAAGTTCGCATTGTCAGTcaacaatttgataaatattcaaggaataaggaatcgttctttgagtattatgaggtgataatttcggtcggggcgtggtcaaatccattaaagcccgaagggctttgtgatagatttgaccacgctccgaccgaaattatcaccttataatattcaaataatgattccttaattacttacatttatataatttccaatttgtacactttgaaacaacattattttaaaaccacaaTCTTTTACGTAGCACATGCTTACTATACTATATTACTATACGCAGCGCAGCCAATACAGTTTTCGGTTACACTATAAGATaggcccattttgtgtcactcatgttttgtGACGTTATTggggttttagggttcaaacttgattcgtaatgttatcacagacaaagacagttgaaaatgtaaacatatagGTGATGAACCACATAAATATTGTGACATATTCATATCGTATGAGCATTTAGGTCTACAATACATTGGTTTGTGGTTATATATATCCAAGATCAAAAGGTGGGTAATATTTCTCGCAGGTAGATACTAGTAAATGTTCGATTACgcaaaaaaatctgttttagaTGGCTTCATCTGAAAACAAAGTCCTGGACAATGCCCAGCACTTTTTGGAGTGTGCCAACGTAGGGTGTAAACGGAACTGTCAGGTTTACTGCGATCTTTGTAATCGACGATTGTGTGAACAATGCAGTGATGAACATCAAAAGAGTCCGGAAACCAAGAACCATAGAATAAGACCTTACCATAGGGGAAAGTCATGGCATCCGATCGAAAAATGCCGTTACCATGGTGACAAAGTGACCGATATATTTTGCGAGGAATGCCAAGCGCCAATATGTGCAAAATGCGCTATACAAGATCATCATGGGCACGCATTTGTGGATTTGGAAACGGTATATTCAGAGAAGGTTGCACTCTGTTCTGCGAAAATTTCCCAAATTAATAAGTTTTTTCTACCAACGACACAGGATCAGAAAACGCGCCTAAAAGAGGATGCCAAAGAAATTAAGACATATATGGACGGTCTGAGAACATCAATGAAGGCTGACGCCGAATGTCTTAAACGTCTAGTGGACATGGTGATGTCGAAGAAAATGGAGGAAAGTCGAGAGATTGAGATTGAGTTGATAGATTCGCTGGACATACAAGACAAAAAATACGATGATTACATTTCTTATTTAAACAACCTCAAACAAGAGTTAAATAGCTACTCATCCAAATACACACTCTCGGAAATGATTTTCTTCGTTTCTGATGAGAAATTGGGAATAAAACCCATACCCAAGACAAAAGAACCGATCTTACCGGAGTTTGCTTGTAGTTCTGGAAAGGCTTGCGAGGAGGATATAGCTAAACTACTTCTTAGATTACATTTACCCGACAAGGAACCAAATGAAAGAGAAATACCATCCATGGAAGAAGGCGTTTCCCAGCCTAGCAACGATGAAAGTATAACGAACAGAAATAATTCTGTATAGAATAAGCACTTCCCTCTGACACCAAAGCATTGTCAGAATGATTTAAAAGCCTGTCTTTTTCACAACGTATATTGGTTGTTTCCgatttttttcagtaaaattttgtaaaacgtTTCGTAAATAAATGTACTATACATAATACAATGTCACTTTTTCATTACAGGACGcccttaatttttatttgcatattttgcttttttatgcGCTATCCACGTCTGTTAACTTCCTCTCTTCTAGTCTGTCATTGACCAAATACGTTTTTTAGGAGACAAAAAGCCAATCTATAAAGCTAATATAATCAATAGAtattaaaatttggaaaatgAGTTTCCTATTGTCTTTTGTAAATTGCGCGATTTTAAAAAacctaaaaaagaaaaaaaagggatGGTAAAAATAAGCTGAAAGGAGGTTGCTTGTGGACCAATGAAACATCAGCACACCGTAGAATTAATGAACCTAATAAAATGCTAAACTTAAGAGGATTCTTCAATCAGTTAtcaaataaggaaataattttatacaaacaaaaattaactgCTTTTCAGAAAATATCAGGATTCATATACTTTAAGTGCGATTTCCGGTTTTATGGTCTCTGcagtataattattatttatataatattttaatcataGCTAGAGGAACTATAAGCAAACCAACAAATGATACCCCTCCccctttaaacaaaatataatttttgattCAGCGTATTTCTTCCAGTGACCTTACACTTACACAATTGACCAAAGCTCAAGGTCAGGActtatgtttaatttttgtgtCAATTTTAGTTTCTACTCATTTTCCATTACAGGATAAGACATAGACAGAAATTATGCGTATTTTTTCctcagtgaccttgaacttgcacaCGTGACCTTGGGTCATGATCATAACACATAACCCTCAGGTCAGTAGCAAATCTTTATGTGACCAAGAAGGACCTTCAAAAATTCTCCATAACAAAGGTGTACACTGGACACACATTATATACAGTTCcttccagtgaccttgaacttgtcCAAATTACCTTGGGAAAAATATGACTCACCCTAAGGCCACAAACAATCTTCACGAGAAGAAATAGATTCGAATGTTTcttcataagaaagatatggaccggataTGATTCCACAGACAGACTTAATACAGACAGACAAGGGGATTTCTATATTACCCTAGTACTTTTTATGGGGGGTGggtaattaaacaataaaatgttttctttggcgATTCATCCTGGATATGAAGGtcgcgacattgcagaaaaaatacataacccatgtgaattatcaaagaaagcatttttttttaaacaaatcaacaaaGTGATTgtaaaaataagtaaatttcAGTAAACTACTCTATCAGTACATAGCTAAAAGAagcagccaaatcgtctcctatgggaatttgagtctgacattatcatgattatctcgtgcagtccgtgatttttcttaggtcactgtaggtttcgaccaatcgataaacggggcttgtagatttcagtctggttgTTTCTATACAGCTATGCATTCATTAACtttaagtttccgtaagaaatagaaggaaccatactcggtagatgtaaataaaatataattttagtgCCACTCAAGAATTACAACCCCaatatatattaatgtttaaGAATGTCATAAATACCTATTGATCATCAGTTAAAACTTATACATTTCCGTGAAGAAGAGATAGAGCAATTTCCTATATAGACACAAGTTCAAAACACGCGACATTTGTGGAGCAGTGGATATGAAAGtatcttaaaaataaactagCAACTTTTCAGAAAGTATGTCAACATATTtggcagtacatgtatataaaactgTTCACTTCATCAACCAATAGACACGAGTTATAAAATTCATCAATGTCTTCTgccaaatattataatattatagaGTAAAACATTACTTTTACAGGGCTTTATAAAATTCCTAAATTCTTTACttgaataaaagaaagaaagaaaggtTCATTGTTCCTTTAGTTTAATGCATATTGTAactgtgaattttaaaaataactgtaAATCATTGCACATAAaataacaaagcaaaaacaacaaaacaaaatgtgacaTGAGAATTGTATGCCAAGACCGGAGAATTCCATCAGATCAAATATTGGTCAAGAAAATGATCGACTACAAAAGCACTGCAAAATGTAATACCAGGGAtgtataatgtaaacaataacagttATTACTAGGTACCTATTTACGACCATTTAATATTGGATATTAATCCCCATTTCTGAAACAGTATGTTAGAAATTCCTTTTACGCAGTTAGATGTGTACAGTAAATGGACTTTTCAGtcatgatttaaagaaaaaaattttgttcaaaatttaataaaaaaaattagaattctaaaatatagTTAATGCTTTAGTGGTTTAACTTTTTCAATAAGAAGATAATTTGTGTTTTTAAGAGACAAGTAAGAATTCCCTAGAACTGTCAAGTTAAAGCAATAAACCGTTTTGCTTTATGACAATGCCAAAACATGTTGAAGTTAAATTGTGTGAcaataatattaaaaagaagttccataaaataaacaaaaaagttacCGGTACATCGATAAGTAATGACCTCAAAAATGATTTATGGTCATTATATGACCAACACTTAGTCATTTTGAATTAGAAAGCAagtaatttaaaatatgattagttctgacaaacaaataaaaattgtactATTCAATTAAATACAATTCATCTCAATTGAAATTTtgtctagtacatgtattatatacttTATTAATTAATGCCCTTCATATATTACAAATGATTCTGGAGAAAATGTTTTGAGATATGAAATATTGAGCACAACTAATTTCTGACaaacataaattatataaaatgtaagaactcattttttgaatgaaacatttaaatgcaattgattaaaattaagaataaacTAGACggaaacattttcaaattacaaTTCGAAGCAATTtaagaataaatgaaataattttttttttaccagctGACCAAAATTTTAAACACTGATCTTGCAAACAAAAAGTCATCTATTTTAGTACACATATGATATCAAAAATACCATAACAAAATTGTTGGGTGAATATATGGCACTTTACAATTTAAAGTCTTATGGCAGAAGAGTTAAGTATGTCCGAACAGAATTATGtatacaatatcattaaaaaaatttcaaattacaaaagtaaacacactttaaaacaaatttcaacatACATTATTATGGTCTAAATTTTCAAGTCATCCAAAATCctttatgaagaaaatgttGACTTGTATGCTTTCCCTCTTTTTTTCAAAGAAGAAGTTTCAACATATGAACTGAAAATTCTTCCAGTTATCTGAACCATAGTATTGCAGTACAAGTATTTCATGTAGAGTACTATCACAAATGAACATTTGCTTTTTATTCAACTTAAAAACTTAATAACCTAAGGTATACAATTGACACTGGCTGATAGggattgcaaaataaaaataatattaaatggaaaaaaattcattacttttttcaaatatgttgcccttttttttttcattcaaaattccttttcaagtttaaaaaaaaacaccaaaccCGCCATAGTCTGGCTCATTTATTGCCATCTTATCCatactttttttaaagcttactttattcattaaaaaactcCAGCAACAGGTAAATTGTGACAAACATAAAATGGCGACCTAagccaccttactctcattgtCTCGTCGTTGCAATGGCGGGGTGTCCTTTATCAGTCCTGTTCACTGTGTTCTGTAGCATCCACTTCTCTCAGCCACCAACCtctatttaatacatgtacacaggcaagaacgtacatgtatatttcttattATGATGAGATGGGGAAGCAAATGAGAAGGGATTGTTCCTTACATGACCATATTGATCATAGTCAGTGTTTTGATTGGCTCATTTTACTGTCACGTGATCTCCACATGGAGCTGTCAGGCCGTTGCTATCCATTCAGGTAAACCGTTTTCCTGGATTGCGGATGATGGAATAGAGCCCTCTATTAGCTTTGTAATGGTATCACGATCACGctgcaaaaaaatcaaattcaatacaAATTTAACATAAGTTTCCCTACACATCATCAtggaaaattctaaaataaCATTTCTATGCTCAAAAAAGAATGTTTACTTTAATCCAATCAAATCCATTTCAGATAATATCAACTAAACAACACAATActtcaatatatttacattaaaagtatGCAGACAGGACCATTTTATGATGATTATGTTCTGTAAAAGTGCTTATTTACACTGGTGGTTAAGTGCGCATTTTCTACGCCAAACAATATGCGTGGGTATTAAATACACAGAATCATGATTTACCACATTAATGGTTTGAGTTTTTAACCATACACGCGATGGGTATTTTACGTGGTTTTAAGCTAACTGCATAGTTAGTGTAAATTTGACCCACATGTAAATAACCCCTTTAAcagaacaattaaaaaaacatctGTTTTTTCTAGTCAACCTTCTCAACTTACCTGATTGATGAATCCATAATGTACCAGCTCTTGAGCCAAATTTTCTGGAGTGTCTTCAATACTGACTTCGGCAGTTAACTGTCTATTCATTTTGTCATCCATTTTCAGTTGAAGGGTGATGCTGTATTTGCCGATTTCGTCGGTCTTCTTCACGGAGCATGTGGACTGCATGACCAGGCGATTCTCCACATCCACTGGGGCCGGGTCCTCCGACTTCGACAGCTCCTCCACCTCCGGAGTTTTGGCCCTTGGTTTGGGAGGAGGTGTGGGAAGTTTAAAGGCGGTGAGAGGAAAAATGCCATTTCTAAAGACAAGCAAAAAGACTTAGGAAATATTATTGAAGACTGTTTTGTGAAATCTTACATTTCAGTATGAGCATGTGACAAGATAAGGACAGCGATGCCTCAGACTTCGAAATAGCTATAATGTATTGAGAGAGAAATACTGAAGATCAGCAGTTAAAATAAGTTCAATAATCAGTCAATATCTTATTACAATGAATAATTCACTATACCTGACATCCTCCAACAATTTTTCCCTCTCCAAAGGCGGACACTGTGCAACCCTGGAgaaaataaagattttgaaatatgataaaaacaaactaagaaaacattaaaaattccTAAACGGCACTTCTCCGTATGACTTTGCATAATTAGATCCacacataaaaaaagaaatacagtagagaatattttcaaaaatatcttgagagtattaatataaaaaaattgtggtCTTTAATATAATTTCCTCTTCATTTCT
Coding sequences within it:
- the LOC128167620 gene encoding tripartite motif-containing protein 45-like, which produces MASSENKVLDNAQHFLECANVGCKRNCQVYCDLCNRRLCEQCSDEHQKSPETKNHRIRPYHRGKSWHPIEKCRYHGDKVTDIFCEECQAPICAKCAIQDHHGHAFVDLETVYSEKVALCSAKISQINKFFLPTTQDQKTRLKEDAKEIKTYMDGLRTSMKADAECLKRLVDMVMSKKMEESREIEIELIDSLDIQDKKYDDYISYLNNLKQELNSYSSKYTLSEMIFFVSDEKLGIKPIPKTKEPILPEFACSSGKACEEDIAKLLLRLHLPDKEPNEREIPSMEEGVSQPSNDESITNRNNSV